The following coding sequences lie in one Bacteroidota bacterium genomic window:
- a CDS encoding STAS domain-containing protein, protein MSFSVRGITPRTHVIAVGKALDYRNAQEFKNLIDALLQAGVLNLILDFSNTGILDSTGLGAIFSAYRKITPRGGHIVFANLSRPVQMVIELTHTNRIFKIFPTVEAAQAALMPAKAS, encoded by the coding sequence ATGTCCTTCTCCGTACGGGGGATCACGCCGCGTACCCATGTAATCGCCGTGGGCAAGGCCCTGGACTACCGCAACGCGCAGGAGTTCAAAAACCTGATAGACGCCTTGTTGCAGGCGGGCGTGTTGAACCTCATCCTGGACTTTTCCAATACGGGCATCCTGGATTCCACCGGTCTGGGGGCGATCTTCTCCGCCTATCGGAAGATAACTCCAAGGGGCGGACATATCGTCTTCGCTAACCTCTCTCGACCGGTGCAGATGGTCATCGAGCTCACGCACACCAACCGGATCTTCAAAATCTTCCCCACGGTCGAGGCCGCTCAGGCCGCGCTCATGCCGGCTAAGGCCTCGTAA
- the upp gene encoding uracil phosphoribosyltransferase: protein MENLTIIRHALIQRNLTALRDRRTSHGEFRRLLHQTAALLAYEVLRDLPVRPVPIETPLEPTVGYVLDTEVIVVPILRAGLGMVDGFVQYLPEARIGHLGMYRDEATHRPVDYYAKLPPGLEEAWVILVDPMLATGGSADDALSALKARGARQLRFACLVAAPEGVRRLADRHPDVRIYAAALDRELNRSAFILPGLGDAGDRAFGT from the coding sequence ATGGAAAATCTTACGATCATCCGACACGCGCTCATTCAGCGCAACCTGACCGCGCTGCGGGATCGGCGCACCTCACACGGGGAGTTTCGCCGTCTTCTGCATCAGACGGCCGCTTTGCTCGCCTACGAGGTTTTGCGCGATCTACCCGTTCGCCCCGTGCCCATAGAAACCCCCCTAGAACCCACCGTGGGGTATGTGTTGGATACGGAGGTTATCGTCGTGCCGATCCTGAGGGCCGGACTGGGCATGGTGGACGGGTTCGTGCAATACTTGCCCGAAGCGCGCATCGGGCACCTGGGCATGTATCGCGATGAGGCCACCCACCGGCCCGTGGACTACTACGCCAAACTGCCTCCTGGGTTGGAGGAGGCTTGGGTGATTCTGGTCGACCCCATGCTCGCCACCGGAGGTAGCGCCGATGACGCCTTGAGCGCGCTGAAGGCCCGAGGGGCGCGCCAGCTGCGCTTCGCTTGCTTGGTGGCCGCTCCCGAAGGCGTGCGGCGGCTGGCGGACCGGCATCCGGATGTGCGCATTTACGCCGCCGCGCTCGATCGGGAGCTGAACAGGAGCGCTTTCATCTTGCCCGGTCTGGGGGATGCGGGCGATCGCGCTTTCGGCACCTGA